A single window of Populus nigra chromosome 17, ddPopNigr1.1, whole genome shotgun sequence DNA harbors:
- the LOC133676904 gene encoding OVARIAN TUMOR DOMAIN-containing deubiquitinating enzyme 3 produces the protein MAEKSTNEHILEQMKHGFAHFELVSSPLPSISTSKPHSFPPPFFSANTHRFFARIGPSLGSHSMKKVERYSVQKVTGDGRCLFRSLVKGMAFNKGISLNPREERNNADELRMAVKEVICDSKEERKQYEEAVIAITVDESLKRYCQRIQRPDFWGGESELLVLSRLCNQPIIVYIPEHEHASGGWGSGFIPIAEYGAEFQKGSWKGKPRKAVRLLYSGKNHYDLLV, from the exons ATGGCGGAGAAGTCCACAAACG AGCATATTTTAGAGCAGATGAAACATGGGTTTGCCCATTTTGAGCTCGTCTCTTCGCCACTTCCTTCAATTTCCACCTCCAAACCTCACTCATTTCCTCCGCCTTTCTTCTCTGCCAACACCCATCGCTTCTTCGCTAGAATCGGGCCTTCACT GGGTTCACATTCGATGAAAAAAGTAGAGCGTTATTCAGTTCAGAAAGTTACCGGAGATGGGCGCTGTCTATTTCGTTCTCTG GTCAAAGGAATGGCTTTCAACAAGGGCATCTCTCTTAATCCACGAGAAGAGAGAAATAATGCAG ATGAACTACGAATGGCTGTGAAAGAGGTTATATGTGATAGTAAAGAAGAACGCAAACAGTACGAAGAAGCAGTTATTGCAATCACGGTTGATGAGTCTTTGAAACG TTACTGCCAACGCATTCAGCGACCTGATTTTTGGGGAGGCGAGTCAGAGCTACTG GTGCTGTCAAGATTGTGTAATCAGCCAATCATTGTTTACATACCAGAGCATGAG CACGCCAGTGGTGGGTGGGGCTCTGGCTTTATTCCCATAGCAGAGTACGGAGCTGAGTTCCAGAAGGGCTCTTGGAAGGGAAAGCCAAGGAAAGCTGTGAGGCTACTGTACAGTGGTAAGAATCATTACGACTTGCTTGTCTGA
- the LOC133676659 gene encoding ataxin-3 homolog, translating into MEGVSNGGMLYHEVQEAKLCAVHCVNTVLQGPFFSEFDLAALASDLDTKERQMMQEGTVSAAASGDFLSAESHNVSLGGDFSIQVLQKALEVWDLQVIASDSPVAEHAQIDPDLENAFICHLHDHWFCIRKVNGEWYNFDSLYAAPQHLSKFYLAAYLDSLKNSGWSIFLVRGNFPKEFPIASSEASNGYGQWLSPEDAERIIKSCNNTQSPQRINSTQQDSDPYQEILLEMEDQDMKAAIAASLMEPSQSMTRVETGSPQKDDEDTKDDNKDSEDKKAQ; encoded by the exons ATGGAAGGAGTGAGCAATGGAGGGATGTTGTACCACGAGGTACAGGAGGCAAAGCTGTGCGCCGTACATTGTGTTAACACGGTGTTGCAAGGACCATTCTTTTCAGAATTCGATTTGGCGGCGCTTGCTTCCGATCTCGATACGAAAGAGCGCCAGATGATGCAAGAGGGCACCGTCTCCGCCGCTGCTTCTGGTGATTTTCTCTCCGCCGAGTCTCATAATGTCTCCTTAGGCGGTGATTTCAGTATCCAG GTTTTACAAAAGGCTTTAGAGGTGTGGGACTTGCAGGTCATTGCCTCTGATAGTCCGGTTGCTGAGCATGCACAGATTGACCCTGATCTAGAAAATGCTTTTATTTGTCATTTGCATGATCATTGGTTCTGCATTAGGAAAGTGAATGGGGAGTGGTATAACTTTGACAGCCTCTACGCAGCTCCACAACACTTATCCAAGTTTTACCTTGCAGCCTATCTGGATTCTCTTAAAAACTCTGGCTGGAGCATTTTCCTGGTGAGAGGAAACTTCCCGAAAGAGTTTCCCATTGCTTCTTCTGAAGCTTCCAATGGTTATGGGCAGTGGCTGTCTCCTGAAGATGCTGAGAGGATTATTAAATCCTGCAACAACACGCAGTCTCCTCAGAGAATCAATTCCACTCAACAGGATTCTGACCCATATCAAGAAATCCTGTTAGAAATGGAGGACCAGGACATGAAAGCTGCAATAGCTGCCAGCTTGATGGAACCTTCCCAATCAATGACCAGGGTGGAAACTGGCAGTCCccaaaaagatgatgaagataCCAAAGATGACAACAAAGATAGCGAGGACAAAAAGGCTCAATAA
- the LOC133676504 gene encoding reticulon-like protein B12, whose protein sequence is MGSSSRLFNRQRTVHEIFGGGFVADVILWRQMNITIGILLVTLSSWVVFERSGYTLLSLVSSVLLLLAVILFLWAKSAAILNRPAPPLPRLHLSEETVTEVASLIRTRLNALLSISQDIALGKDTKLFLKVAAYLLLISVVGGLTDFLTLGYASLLIVLTIPALYERYEDYLDRYAEMVFKKSHQLYLKVDVECIGRVQNWILERQKLS, encoded by the exons ATGGGTTCATCCAGTCGATTGTTTAACAGACAAAGAACTGTTCATGAGATCTTTGGAGGAGGTTTTG TGGCGGATGTGATACTGTGGAGGCAAATGAATATTACAATTGGGATACTTCTAGTTACTCTATCTTCTTGGGTGGTGTTTGAGAGATCCGGTTACACTCTTCTATCACTTGTTTCTAGtgttctcctcctccttgctGTCATTCTCTTTCTCTGGGCCAAATCTGCTGCAATTCTTAATCG ACCTGCTCCACCTTTACCACGGTTGCATCTGTCAGAAGAAACAGTGACTGAGGTTGCTTCTTTGATCCGCACTCGCTTGAATGCTTTGCTCTCAATTTCCCAGGACATTGCCTTGGGCAAGGATACAAAGTTGTTCTTGAAGGTAGCTGCATACCTGTTGCTGATATCTGTTGTTGGTGGCTTAACTGATTTTCTTACTCTGGGCTACGCCA GCCTTCTGATCGTTCTGACAATTCCAGCGCTCTATGAGAGATATGAAGATTATCTTGATAGATATGCAGAGATGGTGTTCAAGAAATCACACCAATTGTATCTAAAAGTTGATGTTGAGTGTATTGGCAGAGTCCAAAATTGGATTTTGGAGAGGCAGAAACTAAgttga
- the LOC133676881 gene encoding mitochondrial uncoupling protein 1 isoform X1, with protein MVADSKGKSDISFAGTFASSAFAACFAEICTIPLDTAKVRLQLQKSAVAGDGVALPKYRGMLGTVATIAREEGLAALWKGIVPGLHRQCVYGGLRIGLYEPVKNLYVGSDFVGDVPLTKKILAALTTGAIGIAVANPTDLVKVRLQAEGKLPAGVPRRYSGAMNAYSTIVRQEGVGALWTGIGPNIARNAIINAAELASYDQVKETILKIPGFTDNVVTHLFAGMGAGFFAVCIGSPVDVVKSRMMGDSTYKNTLDCFIKTLKNDGPLAFYKGFIPNFGRLGSWNVIMFLTLEQAKKFVRSLESSRA; from the exons ATGGTGGCCGATTCCAAAGGCAAATCCGATATCTCCTTCGCCGGAACTTTTGCCAGCAGTGCTTTTGCCGCATGTTTTGCTGAG ATATGCACAATTCCATTGGACACTGCAAAAGTTAGGCTGCAGTTACAAAAGTCGGCTGTTGCAGGAGATGGAGTGGCCTTGCCAAAATACAGGGGCATGTTGGGCACGGTTGCTACCATTGCAAGGGAAGAAGGTTTGGCAGCGCTCTGGAAAGGAATTGTACCTGGATTGCATCGGCAATGCGTGTATGGAGGGTTACGGATTGGGTTATATGAACCT GTGAAGAACTTGTATGTGGGCAGTGACTTTGTTGGAGATGTTCCCTTGACCAAGAAGATTCTTGCTGCACTTACTACCG GTGCCATTGGAATCGCTGTGGCAAATCCAACTGATCTTGTGAAAGTTAGACTTCAGGCTGAAGGGAAACTACCAGCCGGTGTACCAAGGCGCTATTCTGGAGCTATGAATGCATACTCCACGATTGTGAGACAG GAAGGAGTTGGGGCACTCTGGACTGGGATTGGACCCAATATAGCAAGAAATGCTATTATAAATGCTGCTGAACTGGCCAGCTATGATCAAGTGAAGGAG acaattttgaaaattcCTGGATTCACAGACAATGTTGTCACTCATCTTTTTGCTGGTATGGGGGCGGGTTTTTTCGCTGTTTGTATCGGTTCCCCAGTTGATGTG gTCAAGTCAAGAATGATGGGGGATTCTACTTACAAAAACACACTTGACTGTTTCATCAAGACCTTGAAGAATGAT GGCCCACTTGCTTTCTACAAGGGCTTTATTCCAAATTTTGGAAGGCTGGGATCTTGGAATGTGATAATGTTTCTAACTTTAGAACAG GCTAAGAAATTTGTCAGAAGCTTGGAATCATCTCGAGCTTGA
- the LOC133676881 gene encoding mitochondrial uncoupling protein 1 isoform X2, with protein MLGTVATIAREEGLAALWKGIVPGLHRQCVYGGLRIGLYEPVKNLYVGSDFVGDVPLTKKILAALTTGAIGIAVANPTDLVKVRLQAEGKLPAGVPRRYSGAMNAYSTIVRQEGVGALWTGIGPNIARNAIINAAELASYDQVKETILKIPGFTDNVVTHLFAGMGAGFFAVCIGSPVDVVKSRMMGDSTYKNTLDCFIKTLKNDGPLAFYKGFIPNFGRLGSWNVIMFLTLEQAKKFVRSLESSRA; from the exons ATGTTGGGCACGGTTGCTACCATTGCAAGGGAAGAAGGTTTGGCAGCGCTCTGGAAAGGAATTGTACCTGGATTGCATCGGCAATGCGTGTATGGAGGGTTACGGATTGGGTTATATGAACCT GTGAAGAACTTGTATGTGGGCAGTGACTTTGTTGGAGATGTTCCCTTGACCAAGAAGATTCTTGCTGCACTTACTACCG GTGCCATTGGAATCGCTGTGGCAAATCCAACTGATCTTGTGAAAGTTAGACTTCAGGCTGAAGGGAAACTACCAGCCGGTGTACCAAGGCGCTATTCTGGAGCTATGAATGCATACTCCACGATTGTGAGACAG GAAGGAGTTGGGGCACTCTGGACTGGGATTGGACCCAATATAGCAAGAAATGCTATTATAAATGCTGCTGAACTGGCCAGCTATGATCAAGTGAAGGAG acaattttgaaaattcCTGGATTCACAGACAATGTTGTCACTCATCTTTTTGCTGGTATGGGGGCGGGTTTTTTCGCTGTTTGTATCGGTTCCCCAGTTGATGTG gTCAAGTCAAGAATGATGGGGGATTCTACTTACAAAAACACACTTGACTGTTTCATCAAGACCTTGAAGAATGAT GGCCCACTTGCTTTCTACAAGGGCTTTATTCCAAATTTTGGAAGGCTGGGATCTTGGAATGTGATAATGTTTCTAACTTTAGAACAG GCTAAGAAATTTGTCAGAAGCTTGGAATCATCTCGAGCTTGA